One Thermus sp. LT1-2-5 DNA segment encodes these proteins:
- a CDS encoding J domain-containing protein, protein MKDYYAILGVGREATQEEIKRAYRKLALQYHPDRNPGDKAAEERFKEINEAYAVLSDPEKRAQYDRGLLGQAEFSTEDLFDLFAQVFGFRSARTAPRGEDLEVEVEVALEDLLLGKEAEVAYARLVPCEACGGQGGKQVACPTCGGRGVVETLRQGLFGGFVTRSTCPHCKGQGHLLAEACPTCHGRGRIPREERIRVRIPPGMDEGHLLRVPGYGNLGPGGPGDLYVRLRVRPHPHLERQGADLVYRLRLGLAQAALGTRLEVPGLSGPIPLEIPPGTGHGEVFELPGEGLPHPGGRGRGALRVVVELVVPKRLSPKAQKLLRAYAEEVGEEVAPEGFWERLKGFFRK, encoded by the coding sequence ATGAAGGACTACTATGCCATCCTGGGGGTGGGCCGCGAGGCCACCCAGGAGGAGATCAAACGGGCCTACCGCAAGCTTGCCCTGCAATACCACCCCGACCGCAACCCCGGGGACAAGGCGGCGGAGGAGCGCTTTAAGGAGATCAACGAGGCCTACGCCGTCCTCTCCGACCCGGAAAAGCGGGCCCAGTACGACCGGGGCCTTCTGGGCCAGGCGGAGTTCTCCACCGAGGACCTCTTTGACCTTTTCGCCCAGGTCTTCGGCTTCCGCTCCGCCCGGACCGCCCCCAGGGGGGAGGACCTGGAGGTGGAGGTGGAGGTGGCCCTCGAGGACCTCCTCTTGGGCAAGGAGGCGGAGGTAGCCTACGCCCGGCTCGTGCCCTGCGAGGCCTGCGGGGGCCAGGGGGGCAAGCAGGTGGCCTGCCCCACCTGCGGGGGGCGGGGCGTGGTGGAAACCCTTCGTCAGGGCCTTTTTGGCGGCTTCGTCACCCGCTCCACCTGCCCCCACTGCAAGGGCCAAGGCCACCTCCTGGCGGAAGCCTGCCCCACCTGCCACGGCCGGGGGCGCATCCCCCGGGAGGAAAGGATTAGGGTGCGTATCCCTCCGGGCATGGACGAGGGGCACCTTCTCCGGGTTCCCGGCTACGGCAACCTGGGCCCCGGGGGGCCGGGAGACCTCTACGTGCGGCTCAGGGTACGCCCCCACCCCCACCTAGAGCGCCAAGGGGCCGACCTGGTCTACCGCCTGCGCCTGGGCCTGGCCCAAGCCGCCTTGGGCACCCGGTTGGAGGTGCCGGGGCTTTCCGGCCCCATCCCCTTGGAAATCCCCCCGGGCACGGGACACGGGGAGGTGTTTGAGCTTCCCGGGGAAGGTCTCCCCCACCCCGGGGGCCGGGGGCGGGGAGCGCTACGGGTGGTGGTGGAACTCGTCGTGCCCAAAAGGCTTTCCCCCAAGGCGCAAAAGCTCCTCCGGGCTTACGCCGAGGAGGTGGGGGAGGAGGTGGCCCCCGAGGGGTTTTGGGAAAGGCTTAAGGGGTTCTTCCGCAAGTAG
- a CDS encoding cold-shock protein — protein MQKGRVKWFNAEKGYGFIEREGDTDVFVHFSAINAKGFRTLNEGDIVTFDVEPGKNGKGPQAVNVTVVEPARR, from the coding sequence ATGCAGAAGGGTCGGGTCAAGTGGTTCAACGCGGAGAAGGGCTACGGCTTCATCGAGCGCGAGGGGGATACGGACGTGTTCGTCCACTTCAGCGCCATCAACGCCAAGGGGTTCCGCACCCTGAACGAGGGCGACATCGTCACCTTTGACGTGGAGCCGGGCAAGAACGGTAAGGGCCCCCAGGCGGTGAACGTCACCGTGGTGGAGCCGGCCCGCAGGTAA
- a CDS encoding GNAT family N-acetyltransferase — MGRMRTLSLAFRPVTPEDAPLLHRVYRQSPGYFALIGMEIPTLEDVARDLATLEKDPRRRAFLLFQEREAVGYVDYKLHYPEAEDATLSLLLIREDRQGLGLGRRALAHLVDHLAGVERLYAVVYGNNARAIAFFQAQGFRHVKDGGPALSWYVRELRAGP; from the coding sequence ATGGGGAGGATGCGGACCCTAAGCCTCGCCTTCCGCCCGGTGACCCCGGAGGACGCTCCTCTTCTCCACCGCGTCTACCGGCAAAGCCCCGGGTACTTCGCCTTGATCGGGATGGAGATCCCCACCCTGGAGGATGTGGCCCGCGACCTGGCCACCCTGGAAAAAGACCCCCGTCGCCGCGCCTTCTTGCTCTTCCAGGAAAGGGAGGCCGTGGGCTATGTGGACTACAAGCTCCACTACCCCGAGGCGGAGGACGCCACCTTGAGCCTCCTCCTCATCCGGGAAGACCGCCAAGGCCTGGGCCTGGGGCGGCGGGCCCTGGCCCACCTGGTGGACCACCTGGCCGGGGTGGAGCGGCTTTACGCCGTGGTCTACGGCAACAACGCCCGCGCCATCGCCTTCTTCCAGGCCCAGGGCTTCCGCCACGTGAAAGACGGGGGGCCGGCCCTGAGCTGGTACGTGCGCGAGCTTAGGGCCGGCCCCTGA
- a CDS encoding ferredoxin, with translation MPHVICEPCIGVKDQSCVEVCPVECIYDGGDQFYIHPEECIDCGACVPACPVNAIFPEEDVPEQWKFYIEKNRKLAGLE, from the coding sequence ATGCCGCACGTGATCTGTGAGCCCTGCATCGGAGTCAAGGACCAGTCCTGCGTGGAGGTGTGCCCCGTGGAGTGCATCTACGACGGGGGGGACCAGTTCTACATCCACCCCGAGGAGTGCATCGACTGCGGGGCCTGCGTGCCCGCCTGCCCGGTGAACGCCATCTTCCCCGAGGAGGACGTTCCCGAGCAGTGGAAGTTCTACATCGAGAAGAACCGGAAGCTGGCGGGGCTAGAGTAA